From a region of the Erinaceus europaeus chromosome 14, mEriEur2.1, whole genome shotgun sequence genome:
- the C1QTNF1 gene encoding complement C1q tumor necrosis factor-related protein 1 isoform X1 — MQQPPPLRLGGKMGCQALGFSLTSCLLLAFTCSLVLSRVPHGQPDPQEQEGTGEPPLDHTERIEENHEKYSPKQDEEPSATQCLRCCDPSTPMYQAIPVPQINITILKGEKGDRGDRGLQGKYGKTGSAGARGHMGPKGQKGSIGAPGDRCKNHYAAFSVGRKKPLHSNDYYQTVIFDTEFVNLYGHFNMFTGRFYCYVPGIYFFNLNVHTWNQKETYLHIMRNEEVAVILYAQVSDRSIMQSQSLLLELQEQDEVWVRLFRGERENAIFSDEFDTYITFSGYLVKHSTEP; from the exons ATGCAGCAACCACCTCCCCTGAG GCTTGGAGGGAAAATGGGCTGCCAGGCACTGGGATTCTCTCTGACCAGCTGCCTGCTCCTGGCCTTTACCTGCAGCCTGGTGCTGAGCCGTGTGCCACATGGACAGCCAGACCCTCAGGAGCAAGAGGGAACTGGGGAGCCACCATTGGATCACACTGAAAG GATTGAAGAAAATCATGAAAAATACAGCCCCAAGCAAGATGAGGAGCCCTCAGCAACCCAGTGTTTGCGCTGCTGTGACCCCAGCACCCCCATGTACCAAGCCATCCCAGTGCCCCAGATCAACATCACCATTCTGAAAG gtgagaagggaGACCGAGGGGACAGGGGCTTGCAGGGCAAATATGGCAAGACAGGCTCTGCAGGTGCCCGGGGCCACATGGGCCCCAAGGGACAGAAGGGGTCCATCGGAGCCCCTGGGGACCGCTGCAAGAATCACTATGCAGCCTTCTCAGTGGGCCGCAAGAAGCCGCTGCACAGCAATGACTACTACCAGACTGTCATCTTCGACACGGAGTTTGTGAACCTCTACGGCCACTTCAACATGTTCACAGGCCGGTTCTACTGCTATGTACCTGGCATCTACTTCTTCAACCTCAACGTGCACACTTGGAACCAGAAGGAGACCTACCTGCATATCATGAGGAATGAGGAGGTGGCAGTGATCCTGTACGCCCAGGTGAGCGACCGCAGCATCATGCAGAGCCAGAGCCTGCTGCTGGAGCTGCAGGAGCAGGACGAGGTTTGGGTGAGGCTCTTCCGGGGGGAGCGCGAGAACGCCATCTTCAGCGATGAGTTTGACACCTACATCACCTTCAGTGGCTACCTGGTCAAGCACTCCACAGAGCCCTAA
- the C1QTNF1 gene encoding complement C1q tumor necrosis factor-related protein 1 isoform X5 produces the protein MGCQALGFSLTSCLLLAFTCSLVLSRVPHGQPDPQEQEGTGEPPLDHTERIEENHEKYSPKQDEEPSATQCLRCCDPSTPMYQAIPVPQINITILKGEKGDRGDRGLQGKYGKTGSAGARGHMGPKGQKGSIGAPGDRCKNHYAAFSVGRKKPLHSNDYYQTVIFDTEFVNLYGHFNMFTGRFYCYVPGIYFFNLNVHTWNQKETYLHIMRNEEVAVILYAQVSDRSIMQSQSLLLELQEQDEVWVRLFRGERENAIFSDEFDTYITFSGYLVKHSTEP, from the exons ATGGGCTGCCAGGCACTGGGATTCTCTCTGACCAGCTGCCTGCTCCTGGCCTTTACCTGCAGCCTGGTGCTGAGCCGTGTGCCACATGGACAGCCAGACCCTCAGGAGCAAGAGGGAACTGGGGAGCCACCATTGGATCACACTGAAAG GATTGAAGAAAATCATGAAAAATACAGCCCCAAGCAAGATGAGGAGCCCTCAGCAACCCAGTGTTTGCGCTGCTGTGACCCCAGCACCCCCATGTACCAAGCCATCCCAGTGCCCCAGATCAACATCACCATTCTGAAAG gtgagaagggaGACCGAGGGGACAGGGGCTTGCAGGGCAAATATGGCAAGACAGGCTCTGCAGGTGCCCGGGGCCACATGGGCCCCAAGGGACAGAAGGGGTCCATCGGAGCCCCTGGGGACCGCTGCAAGAATCACTATGCAGCCTTCTCAGTGGGCCGCAAGAAGCCGCTGCACAGCAATGACTACTACCAGACTGTCATCTTCGACACGGAGTTTGTGAACCTCTACGGCCACTTCAACATGTTCACAGGCCGGTTCTACTGCTATGTACCTGGCATCTACTTCTTCAACCTCAACGTGCACACTTGGAACCAGAAGGAGACCTACCTGCATATCATGAGGAATGAGGAGGTGGCAGTGATCCTGTACGCCCAGGTGAGCGACCGCAGCATCATGCAGAGCCAGAGCCTGCTGCTGGAGCTGCAGGAGCAGGACGAGGTTTGGGTGAGGCTCTTCCGGGGGGAGCGCGAGAACGCCATCTTCAGCGATGAGTTTGACACCTACATCACCTTCAGTGGCTACCTGGTCAAGCACTCCACAGAGCCCTAA
- the C1QTNF1 gene encoding complement C1q tumor necrosis factor-related protein 1 isoform X2: MGLGTLGGKMGCQALGFSLTSCLLLAFTCSLVLSRVPHGQPDPQEQEGTGEPPLDHTERIEENHEKYSPKQDEEPSATQCLRCCDPSTPMYQAIPVPQINITILKGEKGDRGDRGLQGKYGKTGSAGARGHMGPKGQKGSIGAPGDRCKNHYAAFSVGRKKPLHSNDYYQTVIFDTEFVNLYGHFNMFTGRFYCYVPGIYFFNLNVHTWNQKETYLHIMRNEEVAVILYAQVSDRSIMQSQSLLLELQEQDEVWVRLFRGERENAIFSDEFDTYITFSGYLVKHSTEP, translated from the exons atgggCCTGGGCAC GCTTGGAGGGAAAATGGGCTGCCAGGCACTGGGATTCTCTCTGACCAGCTGCCTGCTCCTGGCCTTTACCTGCAGCCTGGTGCTGAGCCGTGTGCCACATGGACAGCCAGACCCTCAGGAGCAAGAGGGAACTGGGGAGCCACCATTGGATCACACTGAAAG GATTGAAGAAAATCATGAAAAATACAGCCCCAAGCAAGATGAGGAGCCCTCAGCAACCCAGTGTTTGCGCTGCTGTGACCCCAGCACCCCCATGTACCAAGCCATCCCAGTGCCCCAGATCAACATCACCATTCTGAAAG gtgagaagggaGACCGAGGGGACAGGGGCTTGCAGGGCAAATATGGCAAGACAGGCTCTGCAGGTGCCCGGGGCCACATGGGCCCCAAGGGACAGAAGGGGTCCATCGGAGCCCCTGGGGACCGCTGCAAGAATCACTATGCAGCCTTCTCAGTGGGCCGCAAGAAGCCGCTGCACAGCAATGACTACTACCAGACTGTCATCTTCGACACGGAGTTTGTGAACCTCTACGGCCACTTCAACATGTTCACAGGCCGGTTCTACTGCTATGTACCTGGCATCTACTTCTTCAACCTCAACGTGCACACTTGGAACCAGAAGGAGACCTACCTGCATATCATGAGGAATGAGGAGGTGGCAGTGATCCTGTACGCCCAGGTGAGCGACCGCAGCATCATGCAGAGCCAGAGCCTGCTGCTGGAGCTGCAGGAGCAGGACGAGGTTTGGGTGAGGCTCTTCCGGGGGGAGCGCGAGAACGCCATCTTCAGCGATGAGTTTGACACCTACATCACCTTCAGTGGCTACCTGGTCAAGCACTCCACAGAGCCCTAA